One part of the Chryseobacterium sp. 7 genome encodes these proteins:
- a CDS encoding efflux RND transporter permease subunit, translating into MKKLLTISIQKRWLMLALFLLLGFFGYYSWTRLSIEAYPDIADVTSQVVTQVPGLAAEEVEQQITIPLERSLNGLPGMHVMRSKSTFGLSIITMVFDDGIDDYWARQRIQERLTEVELPYGAQPGLDPLTSPIGEVYRYIIESNNHSLRELTDLQKFVIIPRIKQVSGIADVTNFGGITTQFQIELDPHKLEQYGLSLSEVTETISKNNVSAGGSMLPRGNLAYVIRGIGLVKDLDDLGKIVVKTQNGVPVFLNDVGTLKYGNLERKGILGYTDRKRNYSESVEGIVLLLRGQNPSQVLDGVHEAIEELNNEILPSGVKIHPFLDRTDLVKTTLTTVSHTLTEGIVLVIIVLIVFLGSWRGALLVAITIPLSLLFAFILMHFTNIPANLLSLGAIDFGIIVDGAIVMLETILKKREENSEETLEEKTITQRVIEVAKPIFFSTIIIITAYLPLFAFERVEKKLFTPMAFTVGYALLGALAVALLLIPGLAYVIYRKPQKIYHNKWLEKLSTAYGKSIEKIMQTPKRVIIPIALVLISAGILSYNVGKDFLPDLDEGSIWLQVQLPPGISLAQSKEMSDTLRARTLKHPEITYMMVQAGRNDDGTDPWTASHFEVSVGIKPYSEWPSGKTKSDLIKELAADYKDMPGFTVGFSQPMIDGVMDKISGAHSELVVKVYGEDFKETRRIAENVLSTLNKIPGSADLAIDQEPPLPQLQIIANRDKIAQYGLNVSDVADLIEVALGGKAISQIFIGNKVYDISCRYTEDSRDTPDKIGNLMLTSASGAKIPLSQVAEVKLSTGESTITREMNKRHLTVKLNLRGTDLSSFLKNAQDKIEKDIKYDHEKYQIKWGGQFENQNRAYSRLAFIVPLALAIMFLLLYGAFGDFRQALVLMSIVPLALFGGMLALNIRGMSLNVSSAVGFIALFGVAIQNGVIMISHINDLRKKGYELKQAAIKGAKDRFRPVLMTATVAVIGLFPASLATGIGSDVQRPLATVIVYGLMFSTILTLFVLPAIYFMAERRNEKQNLESNEN; encoded by the coding sequence ATGAAGAAATTACTAACAATCTCTATACAGAAGAGATGGCTGATGCTTGCCCTTTTCCTTTTACTGGGATTCTTCGGGTATTATTCCTGGACCAGATTATCCATAGAAGCTTATCCCGATATTGCCGATGTTACTTCTCAGGTGGTAACACAGGTTCCGGGACTGGCCGCTGAAGAGGTAGAACAGCAAATTACCATTCCTTTGGAAAGATCTCTGAACGGTCTTCCGGGAATGCATGTGATGCGAAGCAAAAGTACCTTCGGACTTTCCATTATTACTATGGTTTTTGATGATGGTATAGATGATTACTGGGCAAGACAGCGTATCCAGGAAAGGCTGACGGAGGTGGAACTTCCTTATGGTGCACAACCGGGATTAGATCCCCTCACCTCTCCTATCGGCGAAGTGTACCGTTATATTATTGAAAGTAACAACCACAGTCTGCGGGAACTTACGGATTTACAGAAATTCGTGATTATTCCCCGTATTAAACAGGTTTCAGGAATTGCTGATGTAACCAATTTTGGGGGAATTACCACTCAGTTTCAGATTGAGCTGGATCCACATAAACTTGAACAATATGGACTATCTCTGTCAGAAGTCACCGAAACGATCTCCAAAAACAATGTGAGTGCCGGAGGAAGTATGCTTCCCCGCGGAAATCTTGCGTATGTCATCCGAGGAATAGGTTTGGTAAAAGACTTGGATGATCTTGGAAAAATTGTGGTAAAAACACAAAATGGCGTCCCTGTTTTTCTGAATGATGTAGGAACATTGAAATATGGAAATCTGGAAAGAAAAGGAATTCTTGGTTACACAGACCGAAAACGAAATTATTCTGAAAGTGTGGAAGGAATTGTTCTTTTACTGAGAGGTCAAAATCCTTCGCAAGTTTTGGACGGAGTACATGAAGCAATTGAAGAACTCAATAATGAAATACTTCCTTCAGGAGTAAAAATCCATCCTTTTCTGGATAGAACAGACCTTGTAAAAACAACACTTACCACAGTTTCCCATACGCTTACCGAAGGAATTGTATTGGTTATTATTGTGTTGATTGTATTTCTTGGAAGCTGGCGTGGTGCATTATTAGTGGCTATTACCATTCCGCTTTCTTTGTTATTTGCTTTTATATTAATGCATTTCACCAATATTCCCGCCAATCTGCTTTCACTGGGAGCGATTGATTTTGGAATTATTGTAGACGGAGCCATCGTCATGCTGGAAACTATTCTGAAGAAAAGAGAAGAAAACTCTGAAGAAACACTGGAAGAAAAGACCATTACCCAAAGAGTGATTGAGGTAGCAAAACCTATTTTCTTTTCTACCATCATTATCATTACCGCTTATCTGCCCTTATTCGCTTTTGAAAGAGTAGAAAAAAAATTATTTACCCCCATGGCTTTCACTGTAGGATATGCACTGTTGGGAGCACTTGCTGTAGCATTGCTTCTGATTCCCGGATTGGCTTATGTGATTTATAGAAAACCACAAAAGATCTATCACAATAAATGGCTGGAAAAATTAAGCACAGCTTATGGAAAAAGCATTGAAAAAATAATGCAGACTCCCAAAAGAGTTATCATTCCTATTGCGCTGGTCCTGATATCTGCCGGAATTCTTTCATACAATGTAGGAAAAGACTTCCTTCCGGATCTTGATGAAGGTTCTATATGGCTGCAGGTACAGCTGCCACCCGGAATTTCTTTAGCCCAATCAAAAGAAATGAGTGATACTTTACGTGCCCGTACTTTAAAACATCCTGAAATTACTTATATGATGGTTCAGGCTGGCCGAAATGATGACGGTACCGACCCATGGACAGCTTCCCATTTTGAAGTTTCAGTAGGGATAAAACCTTACAGCGAATGGCCATCAGGAAAAACAAAATCAGACCTCATCAAAGAACTGGCAGCAGATTACAAAGACATGCCGGGATTCACCGTAGGGTTTTCACAGCCTATGATTGACGGAGTAATGGATAAAATCTCAGGAGCCCACAGTGAACTGGTGGTAAAAGTCTATGGGGAAGATTTTAAAGAAACCAGACGAATTGCAGAAAATGTATTGTCAACTTTAAATAAAATTCCGGGTTCTGCAGACCTTGCCATTGATCAGGAACCGCCATTACCTCAACTGCAGATTATTGCCAACAGAGACAAAATTGCTCAGTATGGTTTGAATGTATCAGATGTTGCCGATCTTATTGAAGTCGCTTTGGGAGGGAAAGCCATTTCCCAGATCTTTATTGGCAATAAGGTATATGATATTTCATGCCGTTATACAGAAGACAGTCGTGATACTCCTGATAAAATCGGAAATCTAATGCTCACCTCAGCTTCAGGAGCAAAAATCCCTTTATCACAGGTAGCAGAAGTGAAACTGAGCACCGGAGAAAGCACCATTACCCGAGAAATGAATAAACGACATCTTACGGTAAAGCTGAATCTTAGAGGAACCGATCTTTCTTCTTTCCTGAAAAATGCACAGGATAAAATTGAAAAAGATATTAAATACGATCATGAAAAATACCAGATTAAATGGGGCGGACAGTTTGAAAATCAAAACAGAGCCTATTCCAGACTGGCATTTATTGTTCCGTTGGCGCTAGCGATTATGTTCTTACTATTATATGGTGCATTTGGAGATTTCAGACAGGCTTTGGTTTTGATGTCTATTGTTCCACTGGCATTATTTGGTGGAATGCTCGCACTCAATATAAGAGGTATGTCTCTGAATGTCTCTTCAGCAGTAGGATTCATCGCTCTCTTTGGAGTTGCCATCCAGAACGGGGTTATTATGATTTCTCATATCAACGATCTGCGTAAGAAAGGATACGAACTGAAACAGGCTGCTATTAAAGGTGCAAAAGACCGCTTCAGACCTGTACTAATGACCGCAACAGTTGCTGTAATCGGACTTTTCCCTGCATCACTGGCCACAGGAATCGGTTCTGATGTGCAGCGTCCACTGGCAACCGTAATCGTATATGGGCTGATGTTCTCTACTATTTTAACCCTATTCGTGCTGCCTGCTATTTATTTTATGGCTGAACGCCGAAACGAAAAACAAAATTTAGAATCAAATGAAAATTAA
- a CDS encoding TolC family protein — translation MKIKVQIIILSVILFSITEIKAQEKELLPFEEYLSLVGNKNLGYASQKYNVSMAEAAIQTANMFPDPQLEMETTNNGVKQNMGYVYGASIGWTLELGGKRKARVNLAKNQSELSKIQLQDFFRNLRADASLGYIEALKFKALLDVQQDSYKNMQQLAKSDSIRYKLGTITLVTSKQSKLEAASLLNEVYQAESAEQQAITGLSVFLGDSRMTGRDVAGDFNTFNRDFSIDDLILQALNERADLLAAKQNTEVAKSQINLEKANRIIDLGISAGAERHTEATNEIAPSPTVNAVKMGISIPLKFSNRRNAGLKIAEIAHSQAEVEYKQIEQSIKAEVMQAYQQYTATQKQLKQFHNGMLSEAQSILEGITYSYKRGESSILEVLNAQRTYNNIRKDYYQALADNAAALIELERKAGIWDIHF, via the coding sequence ATGAAAATTAAAGTTCAAATTATCATATTATCTGTAATATTATTCAGCATTACAGAGATAAAGGCGCAGGAAAAAGAGCTTTTACCATTTGAAGAATACCTGAGTCTTGTTGGAAATAAAAACCTGGGTTACGCTTCTCAGAAATATAATGTAAGTATGGCTGAAGCAGCTATCCAGACGGCTAATATGTTTCCTGATCCACAACTGGAAATGGAAACCACCAATAACGGAGTGAAGCAGAATATGGGGTATGTCTACGGAGCCTCCATCGGCTGGACGCTTGAATTGGGTGGAAAAAGAAAAGCCCGAGTTAATCTTGCCAAAAACCAGTCTGAACTGAGCAAGATACAATTGCAGGATTTTTTCAGAAATCTCCGTGCGGATGCCAGTTTAGGATATATTGAGGCTTTAAAATTTAAAGCTTTGCTTGATGTACAGCAGGATTCTTATAAAAATATGCAGCAGCTGGCAAAATCCGACAGTATCCGCTACAAATTGGGAACTATAACATTAGTCACTTCTAAACAGAGTAAGCTGGAAGCAGCTTCTTTACTTAATGAAGTATATCAGGCAGAAAGTGCAGAACAGCAGGCGATCACCGGTTTATCTGTATTTCTTGGAGACAGCAGAATGACAGGCAGAGATGTTGCCGGAGATTTTAATACCTTCAACAGAGATTTCAGCATTGATGATCTGATTCTTCAGGCCTTGAATGAAAGAGCAGATTTATTGGCAGCCAAACAAAATACGGAGGTTGCCAAAAGCCAAATCAATCTTGAAAAAGCCAATCGTATCATCGACTTGGGAATCAGCGCCGGAGCAGAACGACATACTGAAGCTACCAACGAAATTGCGCCTTCCCCAACTGTAAATGCTGTAAAAATGGGGATCAGTATTCCCTTAAAGTTTTCCAACAGGAGAAATGCAGGATTGAAGATTGCTGAAATAGCCCATTCTCAGGCAGAGGTTGAATACAAGCAGATTGAACAAAGCATAAAAGCTGAAGTAATGCAGGCGTATCAACAATATACAGCGACGCAGAAACAACTCAAACAATTCCATAACGGAATGCTTTCTGAAGCACAAAGTATTCTGGAAGGAATTACTTACAGCTACAAAAGAGGTGAAAGCTCTATTCTTGAAGTGCTGAATGCCCAGAGAACCTATAACAATATACGAAAAGATTATTATCAGGCGCTTGCCGATAATGCTGCTGCTTTGATTGAGCTTGAACGTAAAGCGGGAATCTGGGATATTCATTTTTAG
- a CDS encoding DUF1801 domain-containing protein yields the protein MQIQSVSIEDYISKIPEERQEAFKELYDTVNDNLPKGFEEATNYGMIGWVVPLSTYPAGYHCAPGTPLPFINLASQKNFIALYHMGLYSTPELLDWFVAEYPKHSKKKLDMGKSCVRFKKTEDIPFELIAELSKKMTAEDWIKIYESQYKR from the coding sequence ATGCAGATTCAGTCAGTTTCCATAGAAGATTATATCTCCAAGATTCCCGAAGAAAGACAGGAAGCTTTCAAAGAACTTTACGATACGGTGAATGATAATCTCCCGAAAGGTTTCGAAGAAGCTACGAATTACGGGATGATAGGCTGGGTAGTTCCTTTGTCAACATATCCTGCCGGATATCACTGCGCACCCGGAACACCGCTGCCATTTATCAATCTGGCTTCTCAGAAGAATTTTATAGCATTGTATCATATGGGACTGTATTCCACGCCGGAACTTTTGGACTGGTTTGTAGCGGAATATCCTAAACATTCCAAAAAGAAACTGGATATGGGAAAATCCTGTGTCCGGTTCAAAAAAACAGAAGATATTCCTTTTGAACTGATCGCTGAACTCAGTAAAAAAATGACTGCAGAGGACTGGATCAAAATTTATGAATCGCAGTATAAGAGATAA
- a CDS encoding fibronectin type III domain-containing protein codes for MAINLFSRVVPAIALFSASVMMAQNYQTMPVASGYTADVIANGIGSSLVSTNNDVDGVSYAFVAKDFQLTSTSTPLTYGLPTDGIINSVVAGTPGLSYILGNLSGNNALRLAAANDSGTLTFTTPKPAFTLYMLSTSGSGTSVVNVTVNFSDGSSQVFSNISLSDWYGGANFAVQGIGRIKRSSDALESSTTDPRLYQTPLAIDAANQAKPIQSVAVTKASGAGYPNIFAFSADVYSDCVPPTLQAVSGITANSALVSWTAPTNAASYDVYHSTSNTTPAGSVTPTYPGVTGTSTTIGGLNSNTTYYYWVRSNCNTATGQSVWSFAGTFKTACSTFTVPYTENFDTTSVGSTSNTNAPSCWSYLESASFAGYGYVTTSNNYSAPNAYYMTNSSATTGSQMLVAPPTTNLSDGTKRVRFYAKSGGSNYTLLVGTLSNPADPASFTQIGSPIALTTTHTQYTVNIPAGSDLQLAFKHGLGGTSRSIYIDNITVQNIPSCFEPTAVTSSNVTANSAAIGWTAPSSVPASGYEVYYSTTNTAPDATTVLNAANSVSVTSAAVSAPLGGLQPSTTYYVWVRSSCSASDKSIWSATSTQFTTLCVPITTLPWSENFDAMATTGSAIIPNCWKQTPGGSSSTNNFTSANASQQGYNDPKSAPNYLTIYYPYTNAAYLWTPTFTLTAGTSYEFSFYWVGDGYAGWQNEVLVNNGQTVTGATSLTTFITADQTAAGGSNSTAYNKVTVSYTPTSTGDYSFGIKTLNTTTAPYYMGFDDFSLTQSNLSTAETSVKKKEITVYPNPFKDVLHLADIKDVKSVTVTDVAGRVVKTIDNPTTELQLGELNSGLYLVTMNFKDGSKSTVKAIKK; via the coding sequence ATGGCAATAAATTTATTTTCTAGAGTGGTGCCCGCCATCGCTCTCTTCTCAGCCAGTGTAATGATGGCTCAAAATTATCAAACTATGCCGGTTGCTTCAGGCTATACGGCAGATGTAATTGCAAACGGAATAGGTTCCTCATTAGTTTCCACAAACAATGATGTAGACGGAGTTTCTTACGCTTTTGTAGCGAAAGATTTTCAACTGACCTCTACAAGTACACCCCTTACTTATGGTCTTCCAACTGATGGAATTATTAATTCTGTCGTTGCCGGAACACCGGGATTGAGCTATATTTTAGGAAATTTAAGTGGAAATAATGCATTAAGGTTAGCCGCTGCAAATGATAGCGGAACGCTTACTTTTACTACTCCTAAACCTGCTTTTACCCTGTATATGCTCTCTACCAGTGGTAGTGGAACATCCGTAGTGAATGTAACCGTCAATTTTTCTGATGGCAGCAGCCAGGTATTTTCCAATATAAGTCTATCTGACTGGTATGGAGGAGCCAATTTTGCCGTACAGGGAATAGGAAGGATCAAAAGAAGTTCAGATGCTCTGGAATCCAGTACTACAGATCCGAGACTTTACCAGACCCCATTAGCTATAGATGCTGCAAACCAGGCAAAACCAATACAGAGTGTAGCAGTAACCAAAGCAAGTGGCGCAGGGTATCCTAATATTTTTGCTTTTTCAGCAGATGTATACTCAGACTGTGTGCCTCCAACATTGCAGGCGGTTTCAGGGATCACAGCTAACTCAGCTTTAGTTTCCTGGACAGCTCCAACCAATGCGGCAAGTTATGATGTATATCACAGTACTTCCAATACAACACCTGCTGGTTCGGTAACTCCTACTTATCCGGGAGTAACAGGTACAAGCACAACAATAGGAGGTCTTAATTCAAATACAACCTATTATTATTGGGTAAGATCCAACTGTAACACTGCAACCGGCCAGAGTGTATGGTCTTTTGCAGGAACATTTAAAACAGCTTGTTCTACTTTCACGGTTCCATACACAGAAAATTTTGATACGACAAGTGTTGGTTCTACTTCAAATACTAATGCCCCAAGCTGCTGGTCATATCTGGAAAGTGCATCATTTGCAGGTTATGGATATGTAACGACATCAAATAATTATTCAGCACCCAATGCTTATTATATGACTAATTCAAGTGCTACTACGGGTAGCCAGATGTTAGTTGCACCTCCTACTACAAACCTTTCCGATGGTACCAAACGTGTAAGATTTTATGCAAAAAGCGGCGGAAGTAATTATACATTATTAGTGGGGACGCTTTCAAACCCTGCAGATCCGGCATCTTTTACACAAATAGGTTCTCCTATTGCTTTGACAACTACCCACACACAGTATACGGTAAATATTCCTGCGGGTTCTGATTTGCAGTTAGCCTTTAAACATGGTTTAGGAGGTACTTCCCGTTCTATTTATATTGATAATATTACCGTTCAGAATATTCCTTCCTGTTTTGAGCCAACTGCAGTTACATCATCAAACGTTACCGCAAATTCAGCAGCAATAGGCTGGACGGCTCCTTCTTCAGTTCCTGCAAGCGGATATGAAGTATATTACAGCACAACGAATACAGCGCCTGATGCTACTACAGTTTTGAATGCTGCGAACTCTGTATCTGTAACTTCTGCTGCTGTTTCTGCGCCATTAGGTGGGCTGCAGCCATCTACTACATATTATGTATGGGTGAGATCCAGCTGTAGTGCATCTGATAAGAGTATATGGAGTGCTACCTCTACACAGTTTACAACACTTTGTGTTCCGATAACTACACTTCCTTGGAGCGAAAATTTTGATGCAATGGCTACTACAGGTTCTGCGATTATTCCAAATTGCTGGAAACAAACTCCGGGAGGAAGTTCATCTACAAATAATTTTACGTCAGCAAATGCTTCTCAGCAAGGATATAATGATCCTAAATCTGCACCTAATTATCTGACGATTTATTATCCATATACCAATGCTGCTTATTTATGGACACCTACATTTACTTTAACTGCGGGAACGTCATATGAATTTTCATTCTATTGGGTAGGAGATGGCTATGCAGGTTGGCAGAATGAAGTATTGGTAAACAACGGACAGACAGTGACCGGAGCAACCAGTTTAACAACATTTATTACGGCTGATCAAACAGCTGCAGGGGGAAGTAACAGTACTGCTTATAATAAAGTTACCGTTTCTTATACGCCAACGTCTACCGGTGATTATTCATTTGGAATTAAAACTTTAAATACAACAACAGCTCCGTATTATATGGGATTTGATGATTTTTCGCTTACACAGTCCAATTTATCAACTGCTGAAACATCTGTGAAGAAAAAAGAAATCACTGTATATCCTAACCCTTTCAAAGATGTTCTGCATTTGGCTGATATTAAAGATGTGAAATCTGTAACGGTTACAGATGTAGCAGGAAGAGTAGTGAAAACTATTGATAATCCAACTACGGAACTTCAGTTAGGAGAATTGAATTCTGGTTTATACTTAGTGACAATGAACTTTAAAGATGGTTCAAAATCAACAGTAAAAGCCATTAAAAAATAA
- a CDS encoding pyridoxal phosphate-dependent aminotransferase: MPNISNRALHMPPSPVRKLVPFALQAKQKGIKVYHLNIGQPDIETPETALNALKNIDLKVLEYALSEGNIEYRKALTEYYHSLGFSDLTPDNFIVTNGGSEALNFAISTLCDEGDEVIIPEPYYANYNGFTSTFDVNVVAVPSTIDTGFALPPVEEFEKKITEKTRAIIICNPGNPTGYLYTREELQKLAEIALKYDIVIISDEVYREYVYDGKQQISMLDFPELAENCIIIDSESKRYSMCGVRIGCMVTRSNKIRNAAMLFAQARLSPVLLGQIAATAAHQNDGPYIRAVREEYTHRRNVLVDLLNAIPGVICPKPRGAFYCVAELPVDDTEKFAQWLLEKYALNNETIMVAPAGGFYSNPELGKKQVRIAYVLKEEDLKRSAEILKEALKKYREEFSL; the protein is encoded by the coding sequence ATGCCGAATATTTCAAACAGAGCACTGCATATGCCGCCATCGCCGGTAAGAAAACTGGTTCCCTTTGCGTTACAAGCAAAACAGAAAGGAATAAAAGTATATCACCTTAATATCGGACAGCCTGATATTGAAACTCCGGAAACAGCTTTAAATGCTTTAAAAAACATCGATTTAAAAGTATTGGAATATGCGCTTTCTGAAGGGAATATAGAATACAGAAAAGCACTTACAGAATACTATCATTCTTTAGGTTTTTCAGATCTTACTCCTGATAACTTCATTGTGACCAACGGAGGTTCTGAAGCTCTTAACTTTGCCATCTCTACTTTATGTGACGAAGGTGACGAAGTAATTATTCCTGAGCCTTATTATGCTAACTACAATGGTTTCACCAGCACTTTCGATGTAAATGTAGTAGCAGTGCCATCTACCATTGATACAGGTTTCGCTTTACCTCCTGTTGAAGAATTTGAGAAAAAAATTACAGAAAAAACAAGAGCAATTATCATTTGTAACCCAGGAAACCCTACAGGATACCTGTATACCCGTGAAGAGCTTCAAAAGCTTGCAGAAATTGCTTTAAAATATGACATCGTAATCATCTCCGATGAAGTATACAGAGAATATGTATATGATGGAAAACAGCAAATCTCAATGCTTGATTTCCCAGAATTGGCAGAAAACTGTATCATCATTGATTCTGAATCCAAGCGTTATTCTATGTGTGGAGTAAGAATCGGATGCATGGTTACCCGTTCCAACAAAATTCGTAATGCAGCGATGCTTTTCGCTCAGGCAAGGTTAAGCCCTGTTCTATTGGGACAAATTGCAGCAACAGCCGCACACCAGAACGATGGTCCTTATATCAGAGCAGTAAGAGAAGAATATACTCACAGAAGAAATGTACTGGTTGATCTTTTAAATGCTATTCCTGGAGTAATCTGCCCTAAACCAAGAGGTGCTTTTTACTGTGTTGCTGAACTTCCGGTAGATGATACAGAAAAATTTGCACAATGGCTATTGGAGAAATATGCTCTTAACAATGAGACTATCATGGTAGCTCCGGCAGGTGGATTCTACAGTAACCCGGAATTAGGTAAAAAGCAGGTAAGAATTGCTTACGTTCTGAAAGAAGAAGATTTAAAAAGAAGTGCTGAAATTCTTAAAGAAGCTCTAAAGAAATATAGAGAAGAATTCAGCCTGTAA
- the murB gene encoding UDP-N-acetylmuramate dehydrogenase, with amino-acid sequence MQENFSLKPYNTFGVEAKARYFTEINSIDELKEALIFSKKNTLQILFLGGGSNILLTKDFNGLAIKLNLKGISEEHINENEVLVTAKAGENWHEFVMYCLQKNFGGLENLSLIPGNVGTSPMQNIGAYGTEIKDVFVSCKVLNLENLEVETFNLEQCRFGYRDSIFKQEGKGKYVILEVTFKLTQKNHLIKTEYGAIKSELENLGIENPTIQDVSKAVINIRQSKLPDPKEIGNAGSFFKNPTIPLAQFEVLKKKFENIQGYPNGDMVKVPAGWLIEQCGWKGKQIGNAASHTLQSLVIINATGKATGKEIFDFSTEIINSVKEKFGIELEREVNIF; translated from the coding sequence ATGCAGGAAAATTTTTCATTAAAACCTTATAACACATTTGGTGTTGAAGCCAAAGCCCGTTATTTTACGGAAATCAATAGTATTGACGAATTAAAAGAGGCGCTTATCTTTTCAAAGAAAAACACTCTACAGATTCTGTTTTTAGGAGGCGGAAGTAATATTCTTTTGACTAAAGATTTTAACGGCCTTGCTATCAAACTGAATTTAAAAGGTATTTCTGAGGAGCACATCAATGAAAATGAGGTACTGGTAACCGCAAAAGCAGGGGAAAACTGGCATGAATTTGTAATGTACTGCCTTCAGAAAAATTTCGGCGGATTGGAAAATCTTTCTTTAATTCCCGGAAATGTAGGAACTTCCCCCATGCAGAATATTGGAGCTTACGGAACGGAGATTAAAGATGTGTTTGTAAGTTGCAAAGTCTTGAATCTGGAAAACCTTGAAGTTGAAACATTCAATCTTGAGCAATGCAGATTCGGATATAGAGATTCTATTTTCAAGCAGGAAGGAAAGGGAAAATATGTAATTCTGGAAGTTACTTTTAAACTTACTCAAAAGAATCACCTTATCAAAACCGAGTATGGAGCAATCAAATCTGAACTGGAAAATCTGGGAATCGAAAACCCAACTATTCAGGATGTTTCCAAAGCGGTCATTAATATCAGACAAAGCAAACTGCCGGATCCTAAAGAAATTGGGAATGCCGGAAGTTTTTTCAAGAACCCAACAATTCCTTTAGCTCAGTTTGAAGTGTTGAAAAAGAAATTTGAAAATATTCAGGGCTATCCTAATGGAGACATGGTAAAAGTACCTGCAGGATGGCTGATTGAGCAGTGTGGATGGAAAGGAAAGCAGATCGGAAATGCAGCTTCACACACATTACAATCGCTGGTGATCATCAATGCAACAGGAAAGGCTACCGGGAAAGAAATTTTCGATTTTTCTACTGAAATCATTAATTCTGTGAAAGAAAAATTTGGGATAGAACTGGAAAGAGAAGTCAATATTTTCTAA
- the proC gene encoding pyrroline-5-carboxylate reductase, which yields MKIAILGAGNMGLSFSKSFLKYELIKPENLHLIIRNQEKISKIAEEFPKSKISTFEEVKELDADLIIIAVKPQDFHTVAQNIQFTLKENQMVLSIMAGINIEKIQKLLNHPLVVRAMPNSPTLLGMGITGYTAADGISFSQLINIERLLNSTGRSVYLEDEELLDGVTALSGSGPAYFYYIIDAMIKAGIEMGIEENLSKLFVKQTMLGAYHLINNSEKNLEELIKDVASKGGTTEAALKTFEESSFKDILKQGILNAEKRAKELNS from the coding sequence ATGAAAATAGCCATTTTAGGAGCAGGAAATATGGGATTATCATTCTCAAAGTCATTTTTGAAATATGAACTGATCAAGCCTGAAAATTTACATCTTATTATCAGAAACCAGGAAAAAATATCCAAAATAGCTGAAGAATTTCCCAAGTCTAAAATTTCAACCTTTGAAGAAGTGAAGGAACTTGATGCCGACTTGATCATCATTGCCGTAAAGCCACAGGATTTTCATACAGTTGCCCAAAACATTCAATTCACTCTAAAAGAAAACCAGATGGTATTATCCATCATGGCAGGGATTAATATTGAAAAAATTCAAAAACTATTAAATCATCCGCTGGTCGTAAGAGCAATGCCGAATTCCCCAACTCTTTTGGGAATGGGAATTACGGGATATACCGCTGCAGACGGAATTTCTTTCAGTCAGTTAATCAATATAGAAAGGCTACTGAACAGCACCGGAAGATCAGTGTATCTGGAAGATGAAGAGCTTCTGGATGGTGTTACAGCACTTTCAGGAAGTGGTCCGGCTTATTTCTACTACATCATTGATGCTATGATCAAAGCGGGAATTGAAATGGGAATTGAAGAAAACCTTTCTAAGCTTTTTGTAAAGCAAACCATGCTGGGAGCTTACCATCTAATCAATAACTCGGAAAAAAATCTCGAAGAACTCATTAAAGATGTCGCTTCTAAAGGCGGAACTACCGAAGCTGCCTTAAAAACATTCGAAGAAAGCAGTTTCAAAGACATTCTGAAACAGGGAATCCTGAATGCAGAAAAACGTGCTAAAGAATTAAACAGCTAA